The window AGATTTTAATTCAGTCTGGAACTGCAATGCTTGCACAAGCCAATACACAGCCTCAGTCTGTTATCAGGCTTCTTCAATAGCATGGCAGATTTAAAGGGACAAGAAAAATAAGAGATAACCGGATGTCATCTCTTAATATTTAGCTTGGCCTAAATACTTAGGAAGCGGAAGTTGCGCCCTTCTTCTTCCTTTTTTTTAAGAGTTGATGCTTTTAGTTTTATAACGATATACTTTTTACATAAGTAAAGTACCGATAAAACCTTTTTAAAGGCTTTTTTAAAACCTTAAAAAAACGTTTTTTCGGATTTTACATGCCGCAAGTCAAGGATGACAAGTCAAAACGGCCGGCAGTTTAACCATGGAGGTTTTTATGAGTATAGAAGTAACCGGTATAGGGCATCAAACAGCATTGCAAAACCGCCAAAAAGAGCAATCGGTAAATATAGCTCTTAAAGAAGCGGTAAGTGCGATAAAAAAAGCTGAAGAAAAAACGGATGTCCAGATAACCGACCCCAAAACAGTCTCAAAAGCGGTGGAGGAAATACAAAAACTCTGCAATATGTGCGGACGTAAATTACAGTTCAGAGTAAACACCGATACGAATCGGATTGTAGTAAAGGTAATCGATACAAGTACCGACAAGGTAATAAGAGAGATACCGTCTGAAGAAATTCAAAGATTGCAGGCTCGAATCAGAGAAACCGTAGGGCTGTTATTTGACGAAACAATCTAAGCGGAGCTTGTATTTTGGACGGTGTTTTAAATTAAGGTGTTATAATGTCCGATATAAGCATACCCGGAGTAAACGGTAATTATGAAAAGCTTGTAGAAGCTTTAATGAAAAAAGAACGCATTCCCAGAGACCGTGAAGCGGAATCTCTTGAGCGTTTAAAACTGCAAGACGAGTCTTGGAGGCAGGTTAATAAATTTTCTCTTGAAGTGCGCGATATTGCCCGCACTCTTTATTCCTTTAATAATCCATTCGCAGAAAAAATAGTTGAATCTACAAATGAACGTTCCGTAACGGCGACGGCTTCCCGCTCCGCAAAAGAGCAAACGGCAAAATTAACGGTTATTCAAACCGCAGATGCGGATAAATTTTTATCTAACGAAATCGATAAAAACTTTGAAATAAAAAAAGGTAAATATACATTTAAAATCGGAGAAAAAAGCTTTTCGGTAAACTGGAAAGGCGGAAAATATAATGGTTTTATCGAGCTTTTAAATAACCGCGGAAAAGATTTTTTTCATATAACTGAAATAAAAATTACGCCCGATAAAAAAGCTCTTTTATTTGCTTCGGAACTTACGGGCGAAAAAAACAAACTGGAATTCCAAGATGATGCCCTGGAACTTGCCTTAAACTTGGGGCTTATTAAAAAAAACGATTCTTCGGCAATAAAAGCAAACATAAATAAGGCGGAAACCGAACCGGAATCTTCTCAAAAAATTTCTTTTTCCGAAACCGTACGCGCAAAAGACCAATACTCTATGGAGCTTAAAATTTCGGTAAAATCTTCTTCAAAAAACGGAGGCGCCGATGCGGCTCAAAAAGAAGGAGGAGCGGAAGGTAATCCCGTTTACGAACAGATAGGCTCCATATCTTACAAAGGCATTATAATACAAAACGAAACTTCAAAAGACGGAATGGATATGCAAACCGACTCTTCGACTTCTTTACCTCCCCCTTCGGAAAAAACCGATATGAATGTTTTAGCATTGGAATCTTCACGAGGGGTTCTTATTCCGCTGCCTCCCTTGGCGGACACTGAAGAAGTGCAAACACTAACCGTTCCGCTTGCCGAATACGGAGATGTAAAAGGTCTTTCTGTAAGCAATAACAATAGCGGAAAAAGCATAATAATAGAAGAAATAAGAATTTATAATCCCAGAGCCGCAGGTGAATATATACCGGTAAATGCGGTTTCATCGGCTCAAGACGCTATTATAAATTTTGAAGGTATTCAAATTAAACGGGATAAAAACGATATTGACGATTTAATTCCGGGTGTAACCCTACATGCTCATGAACCTTCCGAAAAACAGGAAAAAATTACCGTAAAACCGGATATAAAAACGGCAAAAGATTCAATTATAGAATTTGTTGCAAAATACAATAGACTTTTAGCCCAAATAAATATTTTAACGCAAAATCAACCGGAAGTTATAGAGGAGCTTACTTATCTTTCCGAAGCGGAAGTCGAAGACTCCCGAAAAAAACTTGGACTCATGTACGGAGACTCTACTCTTTCAACTTTAAAAGCCAACCTGAGACAAACCGTAAGTATGCCTCATAAAAGTTCCGATGAAACCGTTCTTTTTATGTTTTCTCAAATGGGAATTTCCACAAAGTCCGAGCAATCAGGCGGTGTTGACAGAGCAAGGCTGCGCGGTTATTTGGAAATCGATGAAAAAAAACTGGATGAAGCTTTAAATAACAATATGGAGGCCGTTAAGCTCTTTTTCGGTTTCGATTCGGACGGAGATATCCTTGTCGATTCGGGGCTTGCTCATTCGGTTTATGAGCAAATAAATCCTTATACGCAGAGGGGAGGAATTTTAGGCATAAAAACCGACAGTTTAAAAGTAAAAATGGATTCTTCCAAAAAAAGAATAGAAACTTACGACAAAAAACTGGAAGAAAAAGAAGCGTCATTACGCAGAAAATACGGAATTATGGAAGGAACCTTAAAAAATTTAAATAAACAATCGCAAACTATCGATAATTTTAATAAACAAAACCAAAATAAATAAAGGAATTTAATATGAAAGTAAAACTTAACGGTAATAATTTCGATTTTAAACTTGAAGATGAAAAACACATAGGTGAAATCTTAGGAAAAATAGAAGCCGCATGTAAAGCCGAAAAAACAACTATTACAAAGGTTCTTATAGGCGGAAACACGTTAAACTCAAAGGAATTGGACGCTCTGTTTCAAAAACCGATTTCCGAAGATATTTCATTAGAGCTTTTTACCACCAGCGGTGCCGAAGTACGGGCATTTATGAATGAACTCGGTAAAAAATTTATTAAAAACTCGGAAGAAATGGAAAATGTTTCCGTAAAAATGCAAACGGGAAAAGACGGAGAGGTTATCGCCCTCGTAGAAGAATTTACTTTAAATTTGCAGGATTTTTACGGTGCCGTAAGACTTTCCGATATTACGGGGATTTCGGAAGAACAGAAATTCGGGGATAAAAGTATTTCCGAATACCATACGGAGCTTTTAGCAAAGTTAAATACTATTTTAACTGCTATAGAAAATAAAGATTCTGTAGAGATTTCCGATATTGCAGAATATGAGCTTTCTCCTCTTGCCAAAGACCTCGGAAATGGGTTATTATCTATACAAGTGTAAAATTAACCGGAGTAAATAATGATAGTTTCCGAAATAAAAAATATACAAACAATAGACAGCCACATTTATTACCGTCAAATATTCACCGCAATTGCAGTGTACACAATTTTAGGCGGAGAGCGTGAAGGAAAAATCGAATTTACCATAGAATATAAACCTACGGGAGAAACTGAAATTCAAGTTAAAATGATAGATAAGCTTGACTATCCGGTGCTTCAGGTTATGATAGAATTAAAAAATGCTGTAAGGAATTTAATAAAAAATGAACAGCTGCCCAAACCGTAAAACTATAGAGTTCATTTTAAAATCCGAAGAGGAAACGGTCAAGCTCGGTAAAAGACTTGGGAAAGCCCTTAAAAAAGGCGATGTTATTGCTCTTGACGGAACTTTAGCCGCAGGAAAAACCTATTTTACAAAAGGTATAGCGCAAGGCTTGGATATAAAAGATGAAATAACAAGCCCCACTTTTACAATAGTTTCGGAATATTCGGGCCGTCTTCATTTATACCATATAGATGTTTACAGATTGGACGGAGCAGATGATTTTTTAGACCTCGGAGCGGAAGAAATGCTTTACGGAGAAGGTATTTGCGTAATTGAATGGAGCGAAAAAGTAAAAAGCGTTTTACCGAAAAACACGATTTATGTGAAAATCTTTATAAATGAAGATTCGTCACGCAAAATAATTATTGAAGGAGATATTGTTTTTTAATCCGATTTTACCGAAATTGTAAAACGGAAAAGTTAAGATTATGAATACGGTTTTTATCGATACAAGTTCATCAAGCGCAGCGGTTACGGCCTCGGGTAATGCGGGAAGCTTTACGTGTATTTTTACACCTGCAAATAAAAGACACTCCGCCGCCCTTATTTCTTTAATCGAATCGGCGGTAAGCGCCGCAGGCTTTTCCGTTGAAGAAACGGAGGCGGTTATATGCCCGCAGGGACCGGGAAGTTTTACAGGCCTGCGATTGGCATATTCGGCTGCAAAAGCGATTTGTCTAAAAACACATGCCGAATTTTACTGTATACCCGTTCTTGATGCCTTAAATTTCCGTTACCGAAAAACTTGCGAACAGGTTCTTTCAATAATAGATGCAAAAAGAGACAGGTTTTACGTAAAATTTTTTAAAAACTCCGCAAGACTTAAGGAAGACGGCACACAGGAAATTTTTGAGCCCGCCGACATATCCGCAAAAGAAGCGGTAAAATTTTTAAACCTGAACGAACGCGCCGTAATTTGCGGGTCGGGAACCGAACAATTTAAAGAAGATATTAAAGGCGTTAATATTAATATGGAAAACTTATTTTTCATAGAAGAAAAACTTGAAAATTTATCGCAAATTATGCTTGACTGCTTTACATTAAATAAAAATATCTTTAAAGTTAGTGATTATGACGGGCCTTTGTATATAAGAAAAAGCGATGCGGAGGAATAGGCTGCAAGAGGATAAAATATGAAATCACATAAATCCAAAAGAAAAAAACGAAAAAAATCCGAAAAACACGATGCCCCGAATGCGGAAAAACTTGACAATCTTAACGGAGTTAATGAAATAGGCGAAATTGAAGAACTTGATACGGTTGAACCTGTAACGGAACTTACTCAAGCGGATTTTATACAAACTTCCGAAAAAAATCCTATTGATAAGACCGATATTCAAACTTCTTTATCGGACGAAAATTTAACTCCCGTTTTTAAAAATGCGATGGACTTACTTGCCAGTCCGATAATTAATTGTATACTCTTAGATAAAAATTTTATTATAAAACACATAAACCCGATAGTGCATGATATGTTTTATAATTACTATACGTTAAAACACGAATCTTTTTTTAATGTATTCGGTAAAACATTGGAAAAAGACGATTTGGATACATTGCTGAAAAAACTGAAAGACCCCGACAGCGGATTTTCGTGGACTGGAGTTTTAATTCACAAAACCAAATATTATAAAACTATGTATACAAAAACCCATATATTTCCTCTATTTGAAACGGGTTTATTAAGCGGTTATTGGGTAATATTTGAAAATATAACGGATGTTTATTTTGAACATTATAAAAATATGCTTAACAGTCTTTTAAACGCTTCAAAACTGAAAGACAATGACACGGGGTTTCACAACGAAAGACTTAATCATTATTCTAAAATATTAGCCGAGGCTATGTTTAAAACAAATCTTTTCCAGCAGATAGATGCCGATTTTATTGATAATATTTCGTCTTTAGCACAAATTCATGACATAGGTAAAATAGGAACTCCGGATTATATTTTACAAAAAAACGGCTCTCTTACGCCCGTAGAATGGAAAATTATGAAAGAGCATACGATAAACGGTACCCTTATTTTAGCCGCCTACCCTATTCCCATGGCAAAAGAAATAGCATTAAGCCACCATGAACGATGGAACGGAACAGGCTATCCTTACGGACTTGCAGGCGATATGATTCCGCTTTCGGCACGGATTGTCGCCGTAGCGGATGTTTACGATGCGCTAAGAATGAAGCGGTCATATAAAGAAAGTATGCCGCATACCGAAACCGTTGCCAATATTTTAAACGGTTCCGGCTCGCATTTTGACCCCAATATAATCGAAATATTCAAAACCGTTGCGGACGATTTTAACGAAATTTGGGAAACAAATAAAGACGGAAGTCAAACATAAAGCCTTTCAGGCAAAAAACAACGAGCGTTTTTTACGCAAAAAGCATTTTAAAC is drawn from Treponema pedis and contains these coding sequences:
- a CDS encoding flagellar protein FlaG → MSIEVTGIGHQTALQNRQKEQSVNIALKEAVSAIKKAEEKTDVQITDPKTVSKAVEEIQKLCNMCGRKLQFRVNTDTNRIVVKVIDTSTDKVIREIPSEEIQRLQARIRETVGLLFDETI
- the fliD gene encoding flagellar filament capping protein FliD — its product is MSDISIPGVNGNYEKLVEALMKKERIPRDREAESLERLKLQDESWRQVNKFSLEVRDIARTLYSFNNPFAEKIVESTNERSVTATASRSAKEQTAKLTVIQTADADKFLSNEIDKNFEIKKGKYTFKIGEKSFSVNWKGGKYNGFIELLNNRGKDFFHITEIKITPDKKALLFASELTGEKNKLEFQDDALELALNLGLIKKNDSSAIKANINKAETEPESSQKISFSETVRAKDQYSMELKISVKSSSKNGGADAAQKEGGAEGNPVYEQIGSISYKGIIIQNETSKDGMDMQTDSSTSLPPPSEKTDMNVLALESSRGVLIPLPPLADTEEVQTLTVPLAEYGDVKGLSVSNNNSGKSIIIEEIRIYNPRAAGEYIPVNAVSSAQDAIINFEGIQIKRDKNDIDDLIPGVTLHAHEPSEKQEKITVKPDIKTAKDSIIEFVAKYNRLLAQINILTQNQPEVIEELTYLSEAEVEDSRKKLGLMYGDSTLSTLKANLRQTVSMPHKSSDETVLFMFSQMGISTKSEQSGGVDRARLRGYLEIDEKKLDEALNNNMEAVKLFFGFDSDGDILVDSGLAHSVYEQINPYTQRGGILGIKTDSLKVKMDSSKKRIETYDKKLEEKEASLRRKYGIMEGTLKNLNKQSQTIDNFNKQNQNK
- the tsaE gene encoding tRNA (adenosine(37)-N6)-threonylcarbamoyltransferase complex ATPase subunit type 1 TsaE — its product is MEFILKSEEETVKLGKRLGKALKKGDVIALDGTLAAGKTYFTKGIAQGLDIKDEITSPTFTIVSEYSGRLHLYHIDVYRLDGADDFLDLGAEEMLYGEGICVIEWSEKVKSVLPKNTIYVKIFINEDSSRKIIIEGDIVF
- the tsaB gene encoding tRNA (adenosine(37)-N6)-threonylcarbamoyltransferase complex dimerization subunit type 1 TsaB; this translates as MNTVFIDTSSSSAAVTASGNAGSFTCIFTPANKRHSAALISLIESAVSAAGFSVEETEAVICPQGPGSFTGLRLAYSAAKAICLKTHAEFYCIPVLDALNFRYRKTCEQVLSIIDAKRDRFYVKFFKNSARLKEDGTQEIFEPADISAKEAVKFLNLNERAVICGSGTEQFKEDIKGVNINMENLFFIEEKLENLSQIMLDCFTLNKNIFKVSDYDGPLYIRKSDAEE
- a CDS encoding HD-GYP domain-containing protein; amino-acid sequence: MKSHKSKRKKRKKSEKHDAPNAEKLDNLNGVNEIGEIEELDTVEPVTELTQADFIQTSEKNPIDKTDIQTSLSDENLTPVFKNAMDLLASPIINCILLDKNFIIKHINPIVHDMFYNYYTLKHESFFNVFGKTLEKDDLDTLLKKLKDPDSGFSWTGVLIHKTKYYKTMYTKTHIFPLFETGLLSGYWVIFENITDVYFEHYKNMLNSLLNASKLKDNDTGFHNERLNHYSKILAEAMFKTNLFQQIDADFIDNISSLAQIHDIGKIGTPDYILQKNGSLTPVEWKIMKEHTINGTLILAAYPIPMAKEIALSHHERWNGTGYPYGLAGDMIPLSARIVAVADVYDALRMKRSYKESMPHTETVANILNGSGSHFDPNIIEIFKTVADDFNEIWETNKDGSQT